From Drosophila yakuba strain Tai18E2 chromosome 2L, Prin_Dyak_Tai18E2_2.1, whole genome shotgun sequence, one genomic window encodes:
- the LOC6527311 gene encoding maltase 2 isoform X1 produces the protein MRAPLIPIQILLFSLLNCGSIMAGLVKSDTEDFIDWWPHTVFYQIYPRSFKDSNGDGIGDLKGITSKLRYLADTGITATWLSPIFQSPMVDFGYDISDYKAIQPEYGTMQDFEELIDTAFELGIKVILDFVPNHSSDQHEWFKKSAAKEPGYEDFYVWHDGILQENGTRVPPNNWPSVFYGSAWEWHEGRQQYYLHQFTKEQPDLNYRNPRVVQAMDDVLLFWLKKGVAGFRIDAVNHLFEDESLKDEPLSGKTADSLSYDYTKHIYSRDLPEVLEMIHHWRQLLDDFSAKHPERPTRIMMTEAYGGLTQLADYYEDSNGVRGSHLPFNFHFITDVKGDSDARDYVYNVEKWLIYMPRGHAANWVMGNHDNPRVASRFGPASVDAMNMLLLTLPGVAVTYNGEELGMVDYRELSWEDTVDPPARNVGEEHYKEVSRDPVRTPFQWSNATNAGFSTATKTWLPVHPNYLELNLEAQKAAKRSHYQVYKDLLELRKSGIMRVGRFNIEPLSRWVFAFKRSYPNFESIITVINVSDQEQLVDLSEFLSQPKKLVVEVAGVDSKYQTGDIILAEHFGFNLPPGGGIVLKERSLAIMSQQRRNLVKQLIKSANVVLVGLLVYNLWRHKWTKVNFNQQQQQQPQPQHQHRF, from the exons ATGCGCGCTCCACTCATCCCAATCCAAATCCTTCTTTTTAGTCTGCTGAACTGCGGCTCCATTATGGCCGGTCTGGTGAAGAGCGACACGGAGGACTTTATCGACTGGTGGCCGCACACGGTCTTCTATCAGATCTACCCGAGGTCCTTCAAGGACAGCAACGGCGATGGCATCGGCGATCTGAAGGGAATCACCTCGAAGTTGCGCTACTTGGCGGACACGGGCATCACGGCCACCTGGTTGAGTCCCATTTTTCAGTCGCCCATGGTTGACTTCGGCTATGATATATCCGATTACAAGGCTATCCAGCCGGAGTATGGCACCATGCAGGATTTCGAGGAGCTAATCGACACGGCTTTCGAGCTGGGCATCAAGGTTATCCTGGACTTTGTGCCGAATCACAGCTCGGATCAGCATGAGTGGTTCAAGAAGTCTGCGGCCAAGGAGCCGGGTTACGAGGATTTCTATGTGTGGCACGATGGCATCCTGCAGGAGAATGGCACTCGAGTGCCACCCAACAACTGGCCATCGGTCTTCTACGGATCCGCCTGGGAGTGGCACGAAGGTCGGCAACAGTATTACCTTCACCAGTTCACCAAGGAGCAGCCGGACTTGAACTATCGCAATCCGAGAGTGGTGCAGGCCATGGATGATGTGTTGCTCTTCTGGCTAAAGAAGGGCGTAGCTGGCTTCCGCATCGATGCAGTGAATCATTTATTCGAGGATGAATCTCTCAAAGATGAGCCATTGAGTGGCAAAACAGCGGACTCACTCTCTTATGATTACACCAAGCACATCTACTCCAGGGATCTGCCCGAAGTGTTGGAGATGATTCATCACTGGAGGCAGCTGCTGGATGACTTTAGTGCCAAGCATCCCGAAAGACCCACACGCATCATGATGACGGAGGCGTACGGAGGACTCACCCAGCTGGCGGACTACTATGAGGATTCCAACGGAGTTCGGGGCTCCCATCTGCCCTTCAACTTTCACTTTATCACGGATGTCAAAGGCGACTCGGATGCGCGTGACTATGTCTACAACGTGGAGAAGTGGCTGATCTACATGCCGCGCGGGCACGCGGCCAACTGGGTCATGGGCAACCACGACAACCCCCGGGTCGCCTCTCGATTTGGTCCAGCCAGCGTGGACGCCATGAACATGCTGCTGCTCACCCTTCCCGGTGTCGCCGTCACGTACAAT GGCGAGGAACTCGGCATGGTGGACTACCGCGAATTGAGCTGGGAGGACACGGTGGATCCACCGGCCAGAAATGTTGGCGAGGAGCACTACAAGGAGGTATCCCGGGACCCGGTGCGAACACCGTTCCAATGGAGTAACGCGACAAATGCCG GTTTTTCCACGGCCACGAAAACCTGGCTGCCTGTGCACCCGAACTACCTGGAACTGAACCTGGAGGCCCAGAAGGCGGCCAAAAGGAGCCATTACCAGGTGTACAAGGACCTACTGGAGCTGCGCAAATCGGGCATTATGCGTGTGGGTCGTTTCAACATCGAACCCCTTTCTCGTTGGGTGTTTGCCTTTAAGCG GAGCTATCCCAATTTCGAGTCCATAATTACCGTGATAAATGTAAGCGACCAGGAGCAGCTGGTGGATCTCTCAGAGTTTCTCAGCCAGCCCAAGAAACTGGTTGTTGAAGTTGCCGGAGTGGACTCCAAATATCAGACCGG CGACATCATTTTGGCCGAGCACTTTGGATTTAATCTGCCCCCTGGAGGCGGAATTGTTTTAAAGGAGCGCAGCTTGGCTATAATGAG CCAACAACGTCGCAACTTGGTCAAGCAGCTCATCAAGTCGGCCAATGTGGTTTTAGTGGGACTGTTGGTCTACAACTTGTGGCGTCACAAATGGACCAAAGTGAATTtcaatcagcagcagcagcagcagccgcagccgcagcatcagcatcggttttga
- the LOC6527311 gene encoding maltase 2 isoform X2, with amino-acid sequence MAGLVKSDTEDFIDWWPHTVFYQIYPRSFKDSNGDGIGDLKGITSKLRYLADTGITATWLSPIFQSPMVDFGYDISDYKAIQPEYGTMQDFEELIDTAFELGIKVILDFVPNHSSDQHEWFKKSAAKEPGYEDFYVWHDGILQENGTRVPPNNWPSVFYGSAWEWHEGRQQYYLHQFTKEQPDLNYRNPRVVQAMDDVLLFWLKKGVAGFRIDAVNHLFEDESLKDEPLSGKTADSLSYDYTKHIYSRDLPEVLEMIHHWRQLLDDFSAKHPERPTRIMMTEAYGGLTQLADYYEDSNGVRGSHLPFNFHFITDVKGDSDARDYVYNVEKWLIYMPRGHAANWVMGNHDNPRVASRFGPASVDAMNMLLLTLPGVAVTYNGEELGMVDYRELSWEDTVDPPARNVGEEHYKEVSRDPVRTPFQWSNATNAGFSTATKTWLPVHPNYLELNLEAQKAAKRSHYQVYKDLLELRKSGIMRVGRFNIEPLSRWVFAFKRSYPNFESIITVINVSDQEQLVDLSEFLSQPKKLVVEVAGVDSKYQTGDIILAEHFGFNLPPGGGIVLKERSLAIMSQQRRNLVKQLIKSANVVLVGLLVYNLWRHKWTKVNFNQQQQQQPQPQHQHRF; translated from the exons ATGGCCGGTCTGGTGAAGAGCGACACGGAGGACTTTATCGACTGGTGGCCGCACACGGTCTTCTATCAGATCTACCCGAGGTCCTTCAAGGACAGCAACGGCGATGGCATCGGCGATCTGAAGGGAATCACCTCGAAGTTGCGCTACTTGGCGGACACGGGCATCACGGCCACCTGGTTGAGTCCCATTTTTCAGTCGCCCATGGTTGACTTCGGCTATGATATATCCGATTACAAGGCTATCCAGCCGGAGTATGGCACCATGCAGGATTTCGAGGAGCTAATCGACACGGCTTTCGAGCTGGGCATCAAGGTTATCCTGGACTTTGTGCCGAATCACAGCTCGGATCAGCATGAGTGGTTCAAGAAGTCTGCGGCCAAGGAGCCGGGTTACGAGGATTTCTATGTGTGGCACGATGGCATCCTGCAGGAGAATGGCACTCGAGTGCCACCCAACAACTGGCCATCGGTCTTCTACGGATCCGCCTGGGAGTGGCACGAAGGTCGGCAACAGTATTACCTTCACCAGTTCACCAAGGAGCAGCCGGACTTGAACTATCGCAATCCGAGAGTGGTGCAGGCCATGGATGATGTGTTGCTCTTCTGGCTAAAGAAGGGCGTAGCTGGCTTCCGCATCGATGCAGTGAATCATTTATTCGAGGATGAATCTCTCAAAGATGAGCCATTGAGTGGCAAAACAGCGGACTCACTCTCTTATGATTACACCAAGCACATCTACTCCAGGGATCTGCCCGAAGTGTTGGAGATGATTCATCACTGGAGGCAGCTGCTGGATGACTTTAGTGCCAAGCATCCCGAAAGACCCACACGCATCATGATGACGGAGGCGTACGGAGGACTCACCCAGCTGGCGGACTACTATGAGGATTCCAACGGAGTTCGGGGCTCCCATCTGCCCTTCAACTTTCACTTTATCACGGATGTCAAAGGCGACTCGGATGCGCGTGACTATGTCTACAACGTGGAGAAGTGGCTGATCTACATGCCGCGCGGGCACGCGGCCAACTGGGTCATGGGCAACCACGACAACCCCCGGGTCGCCTCTCGATTTGGTCCAGCCAGCGTGGACGCCATGAACATGCTGCTGCTCACCCTTCCCGGTGTCGCCGTCACGTACAAT GGCGAGGAACTCGGCATGGTGGACTACCGCGAATTGAGCTGGGAGGACACGGTGGATCCACCGGCCAGAAATGTTGGCGAGGAGCACTACAAGGAGGTATCCCGGGACCCGGTGCGAACACCGTTCCAATGGAGTAACGCGACAAATGCCG GTTTTTCCACGGCCACGAAAACCTGGCTGCCTGTGCACCCGAACTACCTGGAACTGAACCTGGAGGCCCAGAAGGCGGCCAAAAGGAGCCATTACCAGGTGTACAAGGACCTACTGGAGCTGCGCAAATCGGGCATTATGCGTGTGGGTCGTTTCAACATCGAACCCCTTTCTCGTTGGGTGTTTGCCTTTAAGCG GAGCTATCCCAATTTCGAGTCCATAATTACCGTGATAAATGTAAGCGACCAGGAGCAGCTGGTGGATCTCTCAGAGTTTCTCAGCCAGCCCAAGAAACTGGTTGTTGAAGTTGCCGGAGTGGACTCCAAATATCAGACCGG CGACATCATTTTGGCCGAGCACTTTGGATTTAATCTGCCCCCTGGAGGCGGAATTGTTTTAAAGGAGCGCAGCTTGGCTATAATGAG CCAACAACGTCGCAACTTGGTCAAGCAGCTCATCAAGTCGGCCAATGTGGTTTTAGTGGGACTGTTGGTCTACAACTTGTGGCGTCACAAATGGACCAAAGTGAATTtcaatcagcagcagcagcagcagccgcagccgcagcatcagcatcggttttga
- the LOC6527311 gene encoding maltase 2 isoform X3 translates to MRAPLIPIQILLFSLLNCGSIMAGLVKSDTEDFIDWWPHTVFYQIYPRSFKDSNGDGIGDLKGITSKLRYLADTGITATWLSPIFQSPMVDFGYDISDYKAIQPEYGTMQDFEELIDTAFELGIKVILDFVPNHSSDQHEWFKKSAAKEPGYEDFYVWHDGILQENGTRVPPNNWPSVFYGSAWEWHEGRQQYYLHQFTKEQPDLNYRNPRVVQAMDDVLLFWLKKGVAGFRIDAVNHLFEDESLKDEPLSGKTADSLSYDYTKHIYSRDLPEVLEMIHHWRQLLDDFSAKHPERPTRIMMTEAYGGLTQLADYYEDSNGVRGSHLPFNFHFITDVKGDSDARDYVYNVEKWLIYMPRGHAANWVMGNHDNPRVASRFGPASVDAMNMLLLTLPGVAVTYNGEELGMVDYRELSWEDTVDPPARNVGEEHYKEVSRDPVRTPFQWSNATNAGFSTATKTWLPVHPNYLELNLEAQKAAKRSHYQVYKDLLELRKSGIMRVGRFNIEPLSRWVFAFKRSYPNFESIITVINVSDQEQLVDLSEFLSQPKKLVVEVAGVDSKYQTGQPLAASALLLAAREGLVCRLV, encoded by the exons ATGCGCGCTCCACTCATCCCAATCCAAATCCTTCTTTTTAGTCTGCTGAACTGCGGCTCCATTATGGCCGGTCTGGTGAAGAGCGACACGGAGGACTTTATCGACTGGTGGCCGCACACGGTCTTCTATCAGATCTACCCGAGGTCCTTCAAGGACAGCAACGGCGATGGCATCGGCGATCTGAAGGGAATCACCTCGAAGTTGCGCTACTTGGCGGACACGGGCATCACGGCCACCTGGTTGAGTCCCATTTTTCAGTCGCCCATGGTTGACTTCGGCTATGATATATCCGATTACAAGGCTATCCAGCCGGAGTATGGCACCATGCAGGATTTCGAGGAGCTAATCGACACGGCTTTCGAGCTGGGCATCAAGGTTATCCTGGACTTTGTGCCGAATCACAGCTCGGATCAGCATGAGTGGTTCAAGAAGTCTGCGGCCAAGGAGCCGGGTTACGAGGATTTCTATGTGTGGCACGATGGCATCCTGCAGGAGAATGGCACTCGAGTGCCACCCAACAACTGGCCATCGGTCTTCTACGGATCCGCCTGGGAGTGGCACGAAGGTCGGCAACAGTATTACCTTCACCAGTTCACCAAGGAGCAGCCGGACTTGAACTATCGCAATCCGAGAGTGGTGCAGGCCATGGATGATGTGTTGCTCTTCTGGCTAAAGAAGGGCGTAGCTGGCTTCCGCATCGATGCAGTGAATCATTTATTCGAGGATGAATCTCTCAAAGATGAGCCATTGAGTGGCAAAACAGCGGACTCACTCTCTTATGATTACACCAAGCACATCTACTCCAGGGATCTGCCCGAAGTGTTGGAGATGATTCATCACTGGAGGCAGCTGCTGGATGACTTTAGTGCCAAGCATCCCGAAAGACCCACACGCATCATGATGACGGAGGCGTACGGAGGACTCACCCAGCTGGCGGACTACTATGAGGATTCCAACGGAGTTCGGGGCTCCCATCTGCCCTTCAACTTTCACTTTATCACGGATGTCAAAGGCGACTCGGATGCGCGTGACTATGTCTACAACGTGGAGAAGTGGCTGATCTACATGCCGCGCGGGCACGCGGCCAACTGGGTCATGGGCAACCACGACAACCCCCGGGTCGCCTCTCGATTTGGTCCAGCCAGCGTGGACGCCATGAACATGCTGCTGCTCACCCTTCCCGGTGTCGCCGTCACGTACAAT GGCGAGGAACTCGGCATGGTGGACTACCGCGAATTGAGCTGGGAGGACACGGTGGATCCACCGGCCAGAAATGTTGGCGAGGAGCACTACAAGGAGGTATCCCGGGACCCGGTGCGAACACCGTTCCAATGGAGTAACGCGACAAATGCCG GTTTTTCCACGGCCACGAAAACCTGGCTGCCTGTGCACCCGAACTACCTGGAACTGAACCTGGAGGCCCAGAAGGCGGCCAAAAGGAGCCATTACCAGGTGTACAAGGACCTACTGGAGCTGCGCAAATCGGGCATTATGCGTGTGGGTCGTTTCAACATCGAACCCCTTTCTCGTTGGGTGTTTGCCTTTAAGCG GAGCTATCCCAATTTCGAGTCCATAATTACCGTGATAAATGTAAGCGACCAGGAGCAGCTGGTGGATCTCTCAGAGTTTCTCAGCCAGCCCAAGAAACTGGTTGTTGAAGTTGCCGGAGTGGACTCCAAATATCAGACCGG TCAACCCCTCGCCGCAAGTGCATTGCTCCTGGCCGCCCGGGAGGGACTCGTCTGTCGGCTGGTCTAG